Proteins encoded by one window of Bactrocera oleae isolate idBacOlea1 chromosome 4, idBacOlea1, whole genome shotgun sequence:
- the LOC106625086 gene encoding lipopolysaccharide-induced tumor necrosis factor-alpha factor homolog isoform X2, protein MSNHGQPPPYSQPGYTPAQYYQPPPPQMAPPPQSHTVIIQTTRPPLVPVSNSPTRITCPSCHAEVLTTVKHQATTRTHCWALVLCIVFCWPCVCVPYCMDSCQNANHYCPNCNAFIGTYTN, encoded by the exons ATGTCGAACCACGGACAGCCACCACCATACTCCCAGCCGGGCTACACGCCGGCGCAGTACTATCAGCCGCCACCACCGCAAATGGCACCGCCACCGCAATCACATACGGTGATCATACAGACGACGCGTCCACCTTTGGTACCGGTCAGCAATTCACCGACGCGCATCACTTGTCCCTCGTGCCACGCCGAAGTGTTGACCACCGTTAAGCATCAGGCGACGACACGCACGCATTGCTGGGCGTTGGTATTGTGTATTGTTTT TTGCTGGCCTTGCGTGTGCGTACCCTATTGTATGGACTCCTGCCAGAACGCCAACCACTACTGTCCCAATTGCAACGCATTCATTGGAACCTATACAAACTAA